ACATGGCGACTTACCATAGAAATAATACTTCCTCTGTTCACCAATGTAAGGCCTTTTAGCAAACTAAATTAGATTGCTAAAATGTTTAACAGTAACAAAAAGTCAAAAGTAACCAGCTTCCAAGACTTCTCTGAATTACTATGCAGTGAGTGTTGTGTCAATCGCAAGAtctcattttttattttttattataTTCTATATAAATAAGAAAGGTCATGGAGCAACTACTGGAAATATTGCATATACAACAGGCAAAAGAAACATTGACGCCTCACCAGGTGATGATATACTGGTGCGCCAGACATACTGTAATTTCACAGATTCAACTAAAACTGAATCTTCAACCAACAAAGCAGAGTCACCCTTATCTTCAGACTCGTGCGACAAATGCCTCTACTTACAAAGATTCCTCGTTTCCAACCATCAATGCACCATCTAAAACACTTGGTACGAGAAATATCATCTGTTATATAAGTGATAGCACCAACTAGATAACTTATTTGCTGTGGTGATCACCATACAAAAAAGTTCGTGTGATGAACTTCTCGTAAACAACAGGACTTGAAATGAGAGTCGAGCAACCTAGATAATATACTGTAAGTGTCTTATATTACAAACATCAAGGGTTATCGGCTGGCCAAAATAACTAGTACTACATGACAGCAAATAGATTAAATGACTGTTCATTACTAGTACAACTAAGCATCTCCCGTACAAGGTCTTGACTCACAAACATTGTTCAAGCAACAAAAGTAATGATCCCGAACACCAACGTATAGGATTACCGAACTGTAGACACAGGAGTTAGGTCATATGCACTGTAGACACAGGAGTTAGGACATATGAAGAAGAGTATGCTCATAGTAGCCACTGACTTTTTACAAAGGTGTTGCGCCATGCCGTACTGACTCTTAATGAGTGGCCGACGGCAATTCCGAAAAACAGGGAGTATAAGGTAGACCATACATGGATTCAGTGCAGATAACATCAACTTTATGATTATCCAAATTGTACGACACTGTCATCTTGTTTCCATCAGTGAGAAAAATCACATTACAATCTGGGTGAACTGCAAACATCTTATAACAATACTCATCTTTGCGATAATGTCTTCCAAACAATTCCAAAATATCAACACTGTGCTTCAGGGTCCACTTTCCAGTACCGTAATCCTCAAGAACCCAAATGTAGAGCTGACAGTTACTACGACTATCTATCTGCCACGCATACAAGCGCCCCTGAGACTGCCCAATGGAAGCGGTATCAGAGCCGCTCGGCAATTCATTtggcatttcaatctctctccaaACTTTCCCCTCCGCATCAATCGTGACTATTGTTTTATGAAGGGTGATCAAATGCATAGTGCCATTCAGGAAGACCCGTGTTTTCCTACTATGATCCACAAGAGTTCCGGCGACCCACTTGCTCGGCACGTAAGTCCACTGTCCAGTTTCTGATGAGTAGATCGCCAGTTTTCTGGAATCATTCAGACCATTGGTTAGAGGCGCAAACACCACGAAGCGGGACGGAGCAGAGGCGTCGAAGCCTAAGTAAGTGATTGGTTTGAAGTGCAACAGGTGGCCGAACTCCTGAGCTGGAAATAGTAAAGGAGGCAGCACAGTCCACTCCTCAGTAGCAGGATTGCACACAAGATAATCGCTTCTGGTTCCTGTGTTCCAGCATCTACAGAGAAGCAGGCCGTCGCCGAATTGCTCGACGAAAATGTCTGTGTAGCTCTCACGCAAGAAAGAGAGAGAAGGGTCAACCAGAGGCTGACCTCTTCCCGACAAATTACGGAAATGCAGACCACTTCTGTCGTTGTAGAAGAAGCCAGAAAGGGTCTGCGGCGACCTCCTGCGGATGTCCCGGGAGGAGCAGAAGGCAAGCCATGCCTTGGACACGCACTTGAAGCGGCAGAGCGACCTGTAGGGCACCCGAGCAAGTATTTCGACGAGGGGGCCCTCAGGAAGTCTCACCACCGGGTCCTGATGCTCCTTCTCCTGTAAAAATGAGACAAACGGTTCATTTGGGGTTCCCAACTCATTTTCAGGTATTGTGGATTTCCACCACTAGATCATGCAGTAAACACCTTCTTAGAGTCCATCTTGTATGGCAGATTACAGGAAGGCAGATTGACAATGTCAAAATAAAAAAGAGACCAATCTTTGAACACAGTAACAATAAGTCACAATGTTATTCAATCAATTGAATATCTCTTTCATTTGGAACAAAGCAGTTGCTAGCAAACCGAGCTACAGTCTATAGGTTTGCAGAATCAGAGAAAGAAATGGGTCGAAACAAACAGCTGTACTGAAGAAGGTGGAAAAGAATTCGATTACGTGTGCATCGGGTGGCTCTAGGATACATGGTTAATGGGTTGCAGATACTTCAATGGAGTGCCCACCCACCTAGTCTACAGGAGCAAATTGGAAGCTGAAGTAAAATGGTTATCTTCAGGAATTCTCGCAGGTTGTGTTCCCTCTTTTTAGATCTCTCCAGGTATTGGATGGAAGATTGATTGAATGGGCGTGGAGCAAACCTCGGAAGCTACTGGGTCAACGACGGGGAGCGGCGGCGTAGAATGGGGCGGAGCGTCCTCGTCACGACGGTCGGTCGCCGGCGGGTGGTCCTGCACCGCGCAGCCATGCTCGCCTCCTCCTTCTTCTGGCGGCATGGCCTCCTCCCCGTCTCGCGGATCAGTTCCTCGGGGCAGTCAGCTCTCACGGCGCAGGTCGCCGGGACTAGGGTCAGGATGGGGAAAGGAGCGGCTGCTGTTTTGGGATGTTTACATGCCAGAAGAACACTTGGCACGACACCTACCTAATGCAGCCAGCCAGCTTATCAGCTGGTGCCTAGTCTATTTCAAGCCATTGGCACATCCCAATTAACAACTAATAATTAGCAAAAAAATATTGTATTCTGCACTAAAATCTCATTGTATGTTGTAGACTCTTCAATCAGCAAAAAATATTTTGAATCACTTGTTGGCACATTAGGATACATGTCAATTAACAAGATAATTAGGATACTTCTCTCAGtactaaaataaacttccttccaCTTAGTAGTTCCACCCTACATTTTTGCTTGAAAAATCCAATTCAGTCAAAACTCGGTTGATGCAACCTGCAACCTCCTTTTAGCtgcaacttatgaacttgatcaaATTCAGATAGCAAGCGAACATAAAAATACAAAAGCATTCTAACCACTAACCAGCTTCCGAGACTTTTCTGTACTGCAATGTCTCATTCGCTCCATGCTTTTGGAGTCTCTTATGGGTTTAAAATTCCACGGCAAGCTAAGAAGAGACAGTAGACAGCAACATTAGTACGTACTTACTGTTAATTGCACGTTACAACATACTCCAGATTAACACAAAAATTGCAGTGGAAACAACTTATATAACAAAAGTCAGCACAGTCGTTGGCCAGAAAGATTTAAATTGGTATGTGAGCACAACTTGCAGTTCTCAGCATGGCCCTGGCCCCAGCGATAAAATACAGCAAGGTAGGTTAGATGCTTGACGTAAACAGGCACATCACGCAGGTACTCAACATGAGAGCAGGAACAATGAGCCAATttgttccttttctttcctttttacCCAAGACAATTTACAGGCATGAATTATGTACAAGGAGTTCCGCGGTAGGCGAACGTGCTAACGCCTTGTATACTCGAGTCTTTACATGATCTACGTGAGAATACATTCCAAAAGGGCCCCATTCACTATGTTTCGTCGGGCTTTGGTTCAAGGACCACAGCGATCTTCTCCTTCTGATCTCCGCGCAAGACTTCCACGGTCACCTTTTAACAGAACAAAAGTGAGTTCCTTAGCAGCTATGAAGAGCACAAATGTATTCCTTACGGACATGGGTGAATGCTTACCGTCTCTCCCACTTTACACTGATCCAAGATGCGGTACAGGTCGCTTCCATTCCCTACCTTCGTACCATTCACCGAGGTAATTATATCCCCGAGGATAAGCCGTCCGTAGGCATCCCGTTTGGTTGATTGCAGACCCTGCAAACAATATAGCAAGTAGAGATTTTAGCTGCACAAGTCCTGTACTGCAGGAACACATATAGAAAAAATGCAATAACATTATATGGAAGGAACAGGAAAGAATATTTTATCCAACTGACTAATTTTACACAGAAGTCTAGCCCTTCGTCAATTGAATTGTTACTCCTCTGTTTCTTAAGCTAGTCTTGGTTCTGACTTGTGACAACGAGAAAGCACAGGATGTTCAACAGAGGTTATAATGTACTGGAGTAACAACGTAAGATTTTCTCATGCTAAATTTAAGATTGTTAAGTGAAACTGAAACAAAACAAGAATATGACTACTGTAAGAAAATTAGTGGTTTCCAATTAAGTTTCATGAAATTTCCAGAAACCATGTGTATAATATCGATGGACAATACCGCTTTGCCAGCTGGTCCGTTAGGGGGAGCATCCAAGACAAGCACTCCACTTAAGCCAAGCTGCTCCACAGATTGATCAGGGGCAAATTTTATCCCCAGAATAGGTCTTGTCACTTTCCCAAACTGTATAAGCTGGTCCACAATACCACCAACCTGAAATATGGTTGAAGTACATGTTATAAGAAACAAAGAACCAGAACAGGTCAAAATTATGAATTAAGTCGAGTGACATACTGTATCCACTGGAATGGAAAAGCCAACCCCGGATGATGCACCTGAAGGTGAGTATATAGCAGTATTTACACCTATCAGGTTTCCAGCACTATCAAGAAGTGGACCTCCGCTGTTACCAGGGTTGATAGCAGCATCAGTCTGTATCACATCCTGTATAGGACGTCCTGTTGCAGCTGAACTAATTTCTCTACGCAGTCCACTAGGGGAAAACAGCAGAGATAGCAAAACAAAAGCGTCTCAGTGTTACAAATTGAACATAAGAATCAGCCAACAAGGAATCAACTAAAAAACAACTATATTATACCTGATAACACCTGTTGTAAGAGTGTGGTCAAGGCCAAACTGCAAATATATAAAAAATAACAAATGTTAGGTAGGTACAGTTAGTTCCTACGGTAACATGCACATGAATAAAATAGCAAACCGAAATCACTCAAATTTTATAATCATCTCTTTCAATCTACGGCCTCTACTCAAAATTTACCAAAACATATGCCCAATGCCGTACATAGTTGCTTCGCATAAAATCTGTTAGGCATATTGGTAGTTGGACATGATCACGTGTGTTAATATTTGCTTGTGATTCTGTATTTCTTTGCAGTGTACCATTCATTTCCAATGCTAAAATATTGCTACCTCGACATAATCAGGAACAGAAACAGGCTGGCCATAAGGAAAAATCTGCTCAGGTTGGGAAATTTAAATGGAAACATATAAACAAGGAACGCATACTGCAAGTAACAAAACCAACGAGAATAGTCTTAATTGATAGCATAATGCTGTGTCAAACTTATACATCAGTTGACATGTATAGATAATCTGCAGAACAGTTGGTATAAGAAGCACTCACTGGGTTTCCAATGGCATATACTTTCTGACCAACCAGTAAGTCTGCTGAGACACCAACTGGTAAAGGTCTTAGTTTATCCTTTGGTGCTTGGATACTCAAAACAGCAACATCCTTGTCCTGGTCAAATCCGACAACTTGGGCTTCATACACCGTCTGATCAGCAAGGGTGACCCTGCATAAAACTAAAACGGTAACTTCACTTCGCCATAATAcaattcaagcatatcataaatattCATCAAATGGTAGCATCTACCTGAATATGTGAGTAAATTAACAACATGTGGCATCAGCAAGGCAACAAATGTAGTATGGCTAACACGTAAATGTAGTTTAGCAGAAACCAAATGGTGTAGGTCCCCTGTCTATTCACTCGATTTCTTACAGATCCACAGCAACTACAGCATTCTATGAACCTTGGATAACCGTAGCAGCAACTGTTAACAGATCATTGTGCTATTGAAACTAAACAGTCACATTCACATGACCCATGCTTATGAACATCCAACTGCAGTTCTACAACTAATTTCCCCTGTCTATTCACTGGAGGTCTTACAGGTTCACAGCAATCACAGCATTATATGAACCTTCGACGACCGTAGAATCTACCagaatttatttgaattttacaAGAAGGTCGGCAGTGAGCAGGTCAGTGATAAACTGACAACCAACCTGAGGTCGGACGCGCCGCGGATGACATGGAAATTGGTGACGATGTGGCCGATCTTGTCCCAGACGAAGCCCGAGCCGGACCCCTGCGGCACCTCGAGCACGTCCAGCGTGAAGGCGTCCTGCCTACAGACACCCAAAACCCAGCCACCCCCGCGAGCGCCGGATCAGCAAAGCATCGATCAACCATACCCAGCATAGTAAGCACACCGACGCCGAGCCAGAGCCGCCGCGGAACGCGAGGGAGGTGGTACCTGACGGCGAGGTTGGTGATGTAGACGACGGAGGGGGTGTTGTCCTTGAagaggcgcacggtggcgagctcGTCCGGCTGCAGCTTCCGCGGCGTGGCGACGACGAACGCGGACGCGCCCCCCGGGTCGCCGAGGATCAGGGCCGCCGAGGCGAGCGCGACGACGAGGGAGCCCGCGGCGGACGCCAGCAGCCGCCGCGCGGCCTCGGCGGGGTCCGCCAGGtcgcggagccgcggcggcgaggcCGGGAGCGCGAGCGGGCGGGGCGGGGTGGCCGCGGCGCGCGCGAGGTGCCTGAGGAAATGgcgcggccgcggcggcggcggcggggagaggAAGCAGGCAGTCgccgcggaggaggcggcggccatgtccGTCCCTGGTGTGGGCGAGAGCAGCAGCCGCGGCCTCGGGCTTCGCGGATGAGTGAGTGGATACGCTGCTTTCCAAAGTTTTGGGTACCTTGCTTGCTTATTGTCAAAAAAATTGCTTGACTAGTGCTAGAGTGGTGTCTTCGTTTTGGTTCGGGTTGCTTCTTTGCCtgtgttttgttttgtttctgtGGTCCATGGTGGAGGACTCTCGACGCTTCACGTGCGAGTATTTGGAGGTATGCTTTGGTTAGACAAAAAGTATTCACTCTAACTAATGGCTTCTCTCATTTTatcaatttttaattttttttcaaatttagggttcctacaaaaggtaaattctctagatgtgCAACCATGtggatttacctatatgacaatatGCAAGCAAGCAATACAATACACAAGATACAAGCAGTAAAGTGCGGTAAAGGATATAAGTAGCCGGGGTGGAGCGCGCGGAGACACAAGATTATGATTCCCCTAGTTCCTTCCTTTTAaagggaagtacgtctacgttggAGGGGTGTGGTGCCACGAAGGCCCACCAACGCCACAAGgcatcaccctattctccggtgaACGCCGCCACAAAGACCTAGCTCACGCTCCACTAAGCGGTTTCCTTGAAGGTCGCAACCGGCACCTTTACATAAAGCTTGTGACAcggatccacaactgaattggaggcttccAAGATGTAACCACGAAGCTTTACACGAAGATTAGCTTCGAGTTCACCTCACAAAGATCCACAAAGAATATGATGGTGAAATATAATTTCCTTTGGTGGAGATATGGGTCTAAGTCTTCTCTACCAAATCCTCAAGTATTAGGAGGTTTGAGTGGGGGAGTAGAGAGATCTAGGAAAATGAAGCTCGGCAATGGAGTCAAGATGATTTTTCGAGTCGTTAGTCCTTGAGGAGATGAAGGCCCCCTTTTTATATTCCCAGCAGATCCAACCGTTGGGGAAAAATATATGGTCGGTAGTACCGCCAtagttgggccggtactaccgctggtGCCCAACGAGCAGGAGGCGTGTCGACTGGCAAGTGGACGTACCGAGTGAGTGGTTGGGCCGACTACGCGCAATGGCGGCCCGGTGCCACCGGCGCTGGTACCGGCATCGGTACTGGTCACGCGTGCGGGGCTACTGGAAGCCATGCTCCTTTGGCGGTAGTGCGGGCGGTACCACCGGCCAGCGTATGGTGGTGGTACTGGCCTGCCCCTGGCGGTACCACCGGCCGATCGTGGCCCCCCACCCCACTTGCTCTTCtcctttttctttgtttcttcttTTCCTATTTATATCTTCAATAATTCTTGACCGAAAGTAAATTGCCCAGCTGCAATGTCTTCAAATAAATCTGATAGATCCCAAATTCTTATCCAATACAATTTTTTTTGACAGCTCCAATACAATTATTCATCGGTAGAACATTCAAGAAGAAAATAATAGGACACCGATGGTGCTCTTCAATCTTTTTGGACCATATTTCAACCAATATTATCAACGATTACGACCTACAACTCTTAGACAAATAATTAGTTCAACACAATCGTTGTCATCAATACCAAAACCCACTTAAGGGAGACATGCTCTTTCAATCTCACCTTTTTGGTTCTTGATGACAACACAAAGATTTGCATAAGAATTGACTTTAGGCAATCACAATCTATAAAATTTAGAAAAGCTCCCCCTATACATGTGCACTTATTTAGAATTTCTTTTGAATACAAAGAGCACATCATCTAGGATCAAAGCTCCCCCTAGATTTTATAGACTAACACATGTGCAAGGCACAAAAATTATCATAACCATAGATTTGCACGACAAGAGACACAATATCTATGAATAAAGACAAGCTTTGAGATTAGAGATCATACCACAAAATAGCTAGCCACTTAGTCTTTACCATAGATAGAGAAAATATGTCTCACAAACACATAGATAAGGTTCATAAACCATAACAAAAAAAGTTCACAAAACATGATACATAACTCACAAACATAAAGAGTCAAATAAAGCACAAACTTTTGATTTCCCATGCAAATCCCGTAGTCATTCTAATAGAACTCTTCTCCccatttggcatcgagacgccataaAGGTTGAAGAGCGATGCTAGCATCCCATGAGGATCAAAGGGTGTAGTCTATGTCCTCAAAGTTGGAAGGGTAGGCACGGCGAGAGGGGCCGGCTTCACCATCAGACTGCTATCTGTGCGAATACTGTGCCCTAGAAATCTGGCGAGAGGGGCACagcgagctgggggaggagcatctggcgtactcctcttcggaagattcgaggaggctttggcggcggcggcgccactgaaaggacacggatgtcgcctagagggggggggggtgaataggcgatttaaaacttttacgagatgggcttaacaaatgcggaataaaactagcgtttactttgtcaagcccaaagcatatatactatggttcacctatgtgcaccaacaacttattctaagcaagagttcacctatgtgcaccaacaacttatgctaagcaatacaagcaagtatgtgatagcaagatatatataacttcaagcacgatggctatcacaaggtaaggtgcataagaaaagagctcgggtatagagataaccgaggcacgcgggagacgatgatttatcccggagttcacactcttgcgagtgctaatctccggtggagaggtgcggttgcttagtgctcccgaacgccacaagaggctcaccttgaggtgtggttgctcgatgcacaccaacgccacaaaggcctcaccccaagatgcggtactcacaccacacaccgaacgccacgaaggcgcctcacctaaatctccggtgaccctcgccacaaaggcctaggtcacggttccactaagggatttccttcgaggcggaaaccgggccttacacaaagattggggcacacatccacaacttaattggaggctcccaacaaatcgccacaaaggcctagaatccgtctagggttccaagaacccaagagtaacaacttccttgctttcacctccacgaatcaccgtgga
This Lolium perenne isolate Kyuss_39 chromosome 1, Kyuss_2.0, whole genome shotgun sequence DNA region includes the following protein-coding sequences:
- the LOC127327694 gene encoding F-box protein At5g49610; amino-acid sequence: MPPEEGGGEHGCAVQDHPPATDRRDEDAPPHSTPPLPVVDPVASEEKEHQDPVVRLPEGPLVEILARVPYRSLCRFKCVSKAWLAFCSSRDIRRRSPQTLSGFFYNDRSGLHFRNLSGRGQPLVDPSLSFLRESYTDIFVEQFGDGLLLCRCWNTGTRSDYLVCNPATEEWTVLPPLLFPAQEFGHLLHFKPITYLGFDASAPSRFVVFAPLTNGLNDSRKLAIYSSETGQWTYVPSKWVAGTLVDHSRKTRVFLNGTMHLITLHKTIVTIDAEGKVWREIEMPNELPSGSDTASIGQSQGRLYAWQIDSRSNCQLYIWVLEDYGTGKWTLKHSVDILELFGRHYRKDEYCYKMFAVHPDCNVIFLTDGNKMTVSYNLDNHKVDVICTESMYGLPYTPCFSELPSATH
- the LOC127327696 gene encoding protease Do-like 1, chloroplastic, yielding MAAASSAATACFLSPPPPPRPRHFLRHLARAAATPPRPLALPASPPRLRDLADPAEAARRLLASAAGSLVVALASAALILGDPGGASAFVVATPRKLQPDELATVRLFKDNTPSVVYITNLAVRQDAFTLDVLEVPQGSGSGFVWDKIGHIVTNFHVIRGASDLRVTLADQTVYEAQVVGFDQDKDVAVLSIQAPKDKLRPLPVGVSADLLVGQKVYAIGNPFGLDHTLTTGVISGLRREISSAATGRPIQDVIQTDAAINPGNSGGPLLDSAGNLIGVNTAIYSPSGASSGVGFSIPVDTVGGIVDQLIQFGKVTRPILGIKFAPDQSVEQLGLSGVLVLDAPPNGPAGKAGLQSTKRDAYGRLILGDIITSVNGTKVGNGSDLYRILDQCKVGETVTVEVLRGDQKEKIAVVLEPKPDET